GTAAACCAACTAATTTGCAGGTTGCATACCCTCCCATAACCAGCGGCTCTGATTTGCAAATATCTTCTGCTTCTTCACGACTCTCTGTTTTCAGGATATACATACCCGCCATTCCCGGATAGCCTTTAAAGACACCGCAGATTTCCAGCTTTCCTTCATCGTCCAGCTTTCTTATGTTCTCAACGTGTTCCATAACTACCTGTTTTGTCATTTTATTATAGGTCCTGCTTTT
The Lachnospiraceae bacterium JLR.KK002 DNA segment above includes these coding regions:
- a CDS encoding YciI family protein; this encodes MEKLMYMMMIEKSRTYNKMTKQVVMEHVENIRKLDDEGKLEICGVFKGYPGMAGMYILKTESREEAEDICKSEPLVMGGYATCKLVGLQIANRENNYLM